CCGCACGTTTCACGGCGGTTTGTACGGCGGTGCCGAGGGCGGTTTCGACTTCATTGATCAGGTCGGTGATGGGCAGGCTGGGTTGGTCGCCGTCCAATGTGATCAGCAGTTGCGCGCTGCTGCGCTGACTGTGGGGCGTAGCGACAATGCCATTGGCGCTGCCGAGCCAGGTCAATACGTCTTTGTGCTGCAGCGGGGTGTTGCCGAAGTCTTCAAGAAATTGCTGCTGAATCAATTGCCTGGCGAGGGCAGCGGAGCAAGGGCAAGTCGAGGAATAAGTAACGTCAATTTTTAGTTCCACGTGGAACATCTGGTGTTCAAGACGAGCCTCGATGCTCACCGGGTAGCCCTTCCAGCCGGCCAAGGGGCTGACCAGGGCGGGGCGTTTCAGCAGCAAGTCGGTGTGGATTCGCAGGTAGGCGTTATTAGATAAACCTTCATGACTCTCGAGAAAACGCTGCAGTACATTACGCAGAAGTGCAGGCGTAAGGGGCTGCTGGTCGAGCATCTCCAGCGCCAGGTACAGGCGTGACATATGAATGCCACGGGCGGCGCCGTCGTCCAGGCTCACGCCCGCATCGGCGGTTGCGGTCAGGCGCTGGCCGTCGATAAGGATCGGCAAGGCGATGCCGCACATACCCACCCAGTCGAGCGGCAAGGCTTGGCGTGAAGCCTGCGCGGCGATATCCGGCAGAGTCAGCGCATTCATAAGCAGGTCCATCGTTGGAAATAAAAAGACATGTTATATTATAACCATTGAGTCGACGATGATTTTTCTGCTCCAGCCTTTTTTCAGTCATGTCGAGTAGGGACGCTCCTTTTTAGCGGTATTTTTCATGCACAGACGTCAGCTCCTTAACCTGCTTCTGGCCAGCCCCTTGTTCACTTTGCCCTTCACCGCGTCGGCCACGCAGATTCGCAATGCGCGCTTGTGGCGCTCGGACGACAAGCTGCGGCTGGTGTTCGACCTCAGCGGCCCGGTGCAATACAAAACCTTTACCCTGAGCGCGCCCGAACGGCTGATCATCGACCTGAGTGGTGCTGGGCTCAGCGGCGATTTTTCGCAATTGATGCTCAAGGGCAGTGGGATTACCGCGATTCGTTCCGGGCATTTCGGCAAGGGCGATACGCGGATCGTGCTGGACCTGGCCGCGCCGATGCAGCTCAACAGCTTTCTATTGCCGCCCCAGGATGGCCAAGGCCATCGGCTGGTGCTCGATCTCAGCAGCGCCACGCAGGCGCCTCGTCAAATCGCCGCTGAGCCCACGCGGCCGGTGGACAAAGCCCATCCCAAGCGCGACATCATCGTGGTGGTCGACCCTGGCCATGGCGGCAAGGACCCCGGCGCCGTTGGCTCCAAGGGCCAGCGCGAAAAAGATGTGGTGCTGTCCATCGCGCAACTGCTGGCCAAACGTTTGAAGCGCGAGAAGGGCTTTGATGTGAAGCTGGTGCGCAACGACGACTTCTTCGTGCCGCTGCGCAAGCGCGTGGAAATCGCCCACAAGCACAACGCTGACATGTTTATCTCGGTGCACGCAGATGCGGCGCCACGCATCACCGCGTCGGGGGCTTCGGTGTATGCCTTGTCCGAAGGCGGCGCCACGTCCGCCACTGCGCGCTTTATGGCGCAACGCGAAAACGGCGCCGATCTGCTGGGCGCCACCAGCCTGCTGAACCTCAAGGACAAGGACCCGATGCTGGCCGGGGTGATTCTGGATATGTCGATGAACGCCACCATCGCCTCCAGCCTGCAACTGGGCAGCTCGATCCTGGGCAGCCTGGAAGGCATCACCTCGTTGCATCAGAAACGCGTGGAACAGGCCGGGTTTGCGGTGCTCAAGTCACCGGACGTGCCGTCGATCCTGGTGGAAACCGGGTTTATCTCGAATGCGCGGGACAGTGCGCGGCTGGTCACGGCGCGTCATCAACAGGCGGTGGCCGATGGCTTGTTCGAGGGGCTGAAAAAATACTTCCAGAAGAACCCGCCAATGAACAGCTACATGGCCTGGGTGCAGGAGCAGAAAGACGCCCAGGCCTAACAGCCGGTTATCCGGCTGCAGGTGAACTTGGCGCTGGCGCCACCCGAACTGGAGAACCGGTTAAGGGTGGTCCAGCCCACACGCCGTGTGTAGCCGACCCACGCCTCGCCATCCGACGCCAACCCGGTAAAGAACGTCAGCTGCCCGTAGCGGCTGTTGGTCTGTGCCCAATAGCGTTTGCCGATCACCTCGTAGCCGCGCAAATACGTGGTGCTACCGGCCGTCGCCACGCTGTACGCATTGCCCAGCGGGTCCACACAGGCCAGCAGGTTGGCGCTGCGCGTGCAGTTGGTCAACAGGCTCGGGGCCTGGGCGCAGGCCGGTCCTGCTGCTGCGAATAACAGGGCGCACACCAGGTATTTCATAGGGTTTCTCAGGGCTTTGGGGTGTTCAAGCATTGCGCCCTTCGTCGTGACGAGCAAGGGGGGATTGGCTTATTTGTATTGTTATACTATAACATTAAGCAACAGCCTGACCCGTGAACCGCTCCCCATGACTGAACAAGACCTCCTGGCACAGCCGCCCGCCGACTACATGAATGACGCCCAGCAAGGCTTCTTCCGTGCGCTGTTGCTGGCCCAGCGCAATGCGCTGCAAGCGCGTATCGACGCCGAGTTCCAGCTGCTGCGCGAGCAGGAAACCAACAGCGACCCCGCCGATGTGGGCAGCGCCGAAGAGCAGCGCCAATGGCAACTGCGCCTGTTGGAGCGGGAAAAAAAGCTCTTGGACAAGATCGACGACGCGCTGGAGCTGCTGGCCCGTGGCGAGTACGGCTGGTGCCGCGAAACCGGCGAACCGATCGGCCTGCAACGCCTGCTGCTGCGCCCCACCGCCACCCTGTGTATCGAAGCCAAAGAACGTGAAGAGCTGCGCGAACGCCATAAACGGGCGATTTGACCGGCCAACCCTGATGAGGAATACCTGATGCCCAATCGTCTCCCCGTTACCATGTTGTCCGGCTTTCTCGGCGCCGGCAAAAGCACGCTGCTCAACTATGTCCTGCGCAACCGCGAGAACCTGCGGGTGGCGGTGATCGTCAACGACATGAGCGAAATCAACATCGACGGCAGCGAGGTGCAGCGCGACGTCACGCTTAATCGCTCCGAAGAAAAATTGGTGGAAATGAGCAACGGCTGCATCTGCTGCACCTTGCGTGAAGACCTACTGGAAGAAGTCGGAAAACTCGCCAAGGAAGGTCGCTTCGATTACCTGTTGATTGAATCCACCGGCATTTCCGAACCCCTGCCTGTGGCCGAAACCTTTACCTTCCGCGACGAAAATGAGCAAAGCCTGGCGGATATTGCGCGGCTGGACACCATGGTCACCGTGGTCGACGGCATGAACTTCCTGCTCGACTACCAGGCCGCCGAAAGCCTGGCCTCGCGGGGCGAAACCCTGGGTGAAGAGGACGAGCGCTCGATTACTGACCTGCTGATCGAGCAGATCGAGTTCGCTGACGTGATCCTGATCAGCAAGATCGATCTGATCAGCAGCCGTGAGCGCGAGGAACTGATGGCCATCCTCGAGCGGTTGAATGCCCAGGCGGAAATTATCCCGATGGTTATGGGTGAAGTGCCGTTGCACAAGATCCTTAACACCGGCCGTTTTGACTTCGAACGTGCCGCTCAGGCTCCGGGCTGGTTGCAGGAGCTGCGCGGCGAGCACGTGCCGGAAACCGAAGAATACGGCATCGCCTCCACCGCCTATCGCGCGCGCCGCCCTTTTCATCCGCAGCGTTTTTTCGACTTTATCGATCGCCC
The genomic region above belongs to Pseudomonas poae and contains:
- the dksA gene encoding RNA polymerase-binding protein DksA encodes the protein MTEQDLLAQPPADYMNDAQQGFFRALLLAQRNALQARIDAEFQLLREQETNSDPADVGSAEEQRQWQLRLLEREKKLLDKIDDALELLARGEYGWCRETGEPIGLQRLLLRPTATLCIEAKEREELRERHKRAI
- a CDS encoding glutamine synthetase; translation: MKYLVCALLFAAAGPACAQAPSLLTNCTRSANLLACVDPLGNAYSVATAGSTTYLRGYEVIGKRYWAQTNSRYGQLTFFTGLASDGEAWVGYTRRVGWTTLNRFSSSGGASAKFTCSRITGC
- a CDS encoding N-acetylmuramoyl-L-alanine amidase; amino-acid sequence: MHRRQLLNLLLASPLFTLPFTASATQIRNARLWRSDDKLRLVFDLSGPVQYKTFTLSAPERLIIDLSGAGLSGDFSQLMLKGSGITAIRSGHFGKGDTRIVLDLAAPMQLNSFLLPPQDGQGHRLVLDLSSATQAPRQIAAEPTRPVDKAHPKRDIIVVVDPGHGGKDPGAVGSKGQREKDVVLSIAQLLAKRLKREKGFDVKLVRNDDFFVPLRKRVEIAHKHNADMFISVHADAAPRITASGASVYALSEGGATSATARFMAQRENGADLLGATSLLNLKDKDPMLAGVILDMSMNATIASSLQLGSSILGSLEGITSLHQKRVEQAGFAVLKSPDVPSILVETGFISNARDSARLVTARHQQAVADGLFEGLKKYFQKNPPMNSYMAWVQEQKDAQA
- the zigA gene encoding zinc metallochaperone GTPase ZigA; this translates as MPNRLPVTMLSGFLGAGKSTLLNYVLRNRENLRVAVIVNDMSEINIDGSEVQRDVTLNRSEEKLVEMSNGCICCTLREDLLEEVGKLAKEGRFDYLLIESTGISEPLPVAETFTFRDENEQSLADIARLDTMVTVVDGMNFLLDYQAAESLASRGETLGEEDERSITDLLIEQIEFADVILISKIDLISSREREELMAILERLNAQAEIIPMVMGEVPLHKILNTGRFDFERAAQAPGWLQELRGEHVPETEEYGIASTAYRARRPFHPQRFFDFIDRPWVNGKLLRSKGFFWLASKHQDAGSWSQAGGLMRHGFAGRWWRFVPKNQWPQDEESVAAIMGNWQLSTGDCRQELVFIGQNIDFAQMRAELDACLLSDEEMALGVEGWRLLADPFGPWYEEAA
- the folE2 gene encoding GTP cyclohydrolase FolE2; protein product: MNALTLPDIAAQASRQALPLDWVGMCGIALPILIDGQRLTATADAGVSLDDGAARGIHMSRLYLALEMLDQQPLTPALLRNVLQRFLESHEGLSNNAYLRIHTDLLLKRPALVSPLAGWKGYPVSIEARLEHQMFHVELKIDVTYSSTCPCSAALARQLIQQQFLEDFGNTPLQHKDVLTWLGSANGIVATPHSQRSSAQLLITLDGDQPSLPITDLINEVETALGTAVQTAVKRADEQAFALANGQNLMFCEDAARRLNLALKRSDAVKAFHLKVIHAESLHAHDAVAESRWTRHPA